The nucleotide sequence CCGACGGCCATCCTTTCGGGGAAACCATGCTCGGAAGACGAAGAAGAACCCACCATTGCGTATATCTCGCTAATGCCTTCTTGCGACGATCGGTGCGGCGGAGGAGGGTTAGAAATATGGTGGAAACAAGGATTCAAACGctaaaagaaggaagaaatcggGACAGACCGGTGAAGGTGGGATCGGGAGGTACCAAAGGCGACCCgagggcagagagagagagggtttccCGGTCCTTATTCCTGGGGGAGCAACTGCGGACGATGACCTGTCCGCTTCTAGAACAACATAGAAACCCTCacgccgctctctctctctctctcctccgcgTTATATTCCATGTAGGCGAAGGCGGGTTAGGGATAAAATGATAATTCAGAAAAATTAAATATTctgtgaaaatatatatatatatatatatatatatttatcacaaattattataatttaaaattaaaccgTAGCATAGTATATATGAATCTTAGATTGATTTTGATAATTGACATATTAATTTCGTCgagattaaataattaaatatttaagttGGGATTAACGATAGTAGACTCAGTTAACCTCTGTCAATATATGTTAACCACAATTAAGTTGGCTCTCTGTCATCTTAATGGCTTCCTTCCTTCCGAGCAACGCGAGATTGGAGTCAATCAAATCAAACCCCAAAGGTGTTGTCGACGGGGTGTCGTATCGCTCACTCTCTCGACACGTTTGTCCGTCATATTAGATGCCATAGATTTCTTGGATGAGAGATCTCATCGCTGCCAAGTCGCAGATTTCTTGTCTCTCCTCTGATCCACTGTCACCCGAGGAATGATGCCGGCGGCCGCAGCAGAGGTGGCTCTCGTGAAACCCAGCAATCCCATCGCCAAGTTCAGCAGAGAGTCACCCCCAGGCGCGCCTACTTGAGAGTCTCGGCTTCTTCACGGCCCAGAAGAAGAGGTCGGGCAAGACGGAGATCAAGGAGACGCTGCTGACGCCCAGGTTCTACACCACGGACTTCGATGAGATGGAGCAGCTGTTCAACACGGAGATCAACGGGAACCCGAACCGGGCGGAGTTCAAGACCGACTACAACCAGACCCACTTCGTCCGCAACCCCGAGCTCAAGGAAGCCGCCGACAGGATGCGGGGGCCCCTGAGGAAGGTTTTTGTGGAGTTCCTGGAGCATCGCTGAGTTCTCCGGCTTCTTGCTTTACGAGGAGCTCGGACGAAGGCTTAAGGTTGAATccctgtatccattgagttcttaTTGAGCTAGTTTGGATTTATTTTGGTTAATTTGGTGGCCAATTGTGCAATTATTTTCCTTATTTCTGCTTTCCAAAGCAGTAATTTGGGTTCATTCTATGATAGAATGATGCAAGACTTATTGGAATGAACAATTCTTTATATTTGTTTTGATTTCCTTATAGATTGATGAATAGTTAATTAATGTTGCTTCCTATGAGTTTCCTAGTGGTTTTTTCAAACATTTAATTGTTCCTCTGTTTAGGTTGAATCCCTTTATCTAGAGAGTTTTTATTGAGCTAGTTTACATTTTCTGGTTAATCTGATGGTCCATTGGACAGTTGTTTTCCTTATTCCTACTTTCCAACGTAGTAATTGTTGGTTCATTTTATGATCAAAGGTTGTAAGtcttatttgaattaattctttctTTAGGTTTGTTTTGAGTTTCTTATAGATTAATGAACAGTAATTTACTGATCTATTTCTTGAGGACAGCATTAGTTAGTTCTATTCTGTAATGTTGCCTTCTAAGATCCTTCCTAGCCTTTTCTTCATCCATTTAATTGTTCCTATGCTTAAAGTTGAACCCTTTTTTCTATAGACTTCTTATTGGGCTAATTTAGATTTGTCTGATAAACTTTTTATGGTCCATTGCACAATTATTTTCCTGATTCCTACTTTCCAAAGCAGTAATTTGGATTCATTCTATGATGTTAGGATGTAAGTCTTTATGAATGAattcttattttctttattttaagtTTGTTTTAGTTTTAGGATCATATGATCCATTCATTTTACTAATCGTTGACAAATTGTTGGACAGAAAACCAACCCTGTGGTGGCCGAGATCTTCTCCCTCATGTCGAGAGATGAAGCCCGGCATGCCGGGTAAGTAAAACAACTGACCACGATCTTTAGCTGCCATTTTCCTGTTTTCCAGTGAGGAAAACATTACAGCCGCTGTTATTTGATGATTCTGTATGAAGCGAACTATTTTCTCTTAGCTGAAATCATGTCAAAATTGCAGATAGTACATGTGGATTTACGGAAGGAAAGGTTAAGAGATTGAAGACAAACTTATAGTCCTGATATGTCCATACCATGTTGTTGCAATTGTGTAAACTTGTGCAGATTCCTGAACAAAGGCCTCTCGGACTTCaacttggatttggatttgggttcCCTAACAAAGGCTTGGAAGTACACATTCTTCAAGCCAAAGTTCATCTTCCATGCAACATATCTATCTGAAAAGATTGGATACTGGAGGTATATCACAATATATAGGCACTTAAAGGCCAATCCTGGGTTTGAAGTGTACCCAATCTTCAAATACATTGAGAACTGGTGCCAGGATGAGAACAGGCACGGAGGCTTCTTCTCTGCCTTATTGAAAGCTCAGCCGCAGTTCCTTAGTGACGGGAAGGCCAAGCTGTGGTCTCGATTCTTCTGCCTCTCGGTAATCCTTTACATTTCAATCACCACCATAACAAATCAAAATCATTCTGACCTAGTTTTCCATGCACATGCCAATACATACTTTCATATAGTGACAAAAGTATGCCTCAAATTATGGCAGGTGTATGTGACGATTTACCTGAATGATTGCCAGCGAACagctttctttgagggcattggtCTCAACACCAAAGAATTTGACATTCATGTCATCATTGAGGTAACCGATTGATCCCGTAGCCAATTCAGGCTAAGTGTTATCTTTCTCAATTTGCTGCTTTACTAGTCAGGTAGCACATAGAGTACTTGAAATCTATGCTTAAACCTAGTAATAGTTGATGCCAATATGATATCCCTTTTCAACTTCCTGAGATCTCAAGGAATGAAATGAGCTTAGATTCTTATACCAGTGAAGATCCTGCATGCTAAATATACAGCATGACTGGCATGGGTCTTTGATATTATTTGATGCTATTACCTAATCaggccacacacacacacacacacacacacacatgagaAAAGAACTTTTTCTCTTTGTTATGTACTTCATACTTATTATGGCCAGTTTGTTTGCCACACATCTGGTCACCTTTGGAAAGTGTGATATATATGAGAAGCTTCCTATTTGTGGTGTTGTTTCTCCCTTGACGAGTAGGAATTCTCTTATAATCTTACTGTTCTTCAGATAATGTTGATAATTGGTTAGACTACACTAAGTATCACAATGCAGCACTATTTTCTTAGGAGATTAAAGGGTATAATTCTTTTTTCCCCTTCTGGGTTGGCTATTCTAAACGATGTGTTATTGTGTCATGGGGTATACTCATATGCCGTGATCCCCTACATAATTGTAGTAGTAGTTTCTATATTCACAAATGCTAAATCCTTTGTCCCAGACCAACCGAACAACAGCGAGGATTTTTCCAGCTGTATTAGGTGTGGAGAACCCAGAATTCAAGAGAAAGTTGGATAGAATGGTGGAGATCAACCAGAAGCTCATCGCCATTGGAGAGAGTCAGGATCTTCCTCTGGTGAAGAACTTGAAGAGAATACCTGTTGATTTTGCTGATTTTGAGCCATGACTTGCGTGCTGATTTTGTAAAAGACTAGTCCACAGATACatgatgcattattttgtttaaaTGTTCGGAACAGATGATGATTGCATCAATTAGAGGTACGACAGACCTGTCAGAGTCTGCTTTGTATCTGTTGTAGATATATATGGATGCATGTTTCATTATATCTAATGTCAAGTGATTCAAAACTGTTATTCTGCATAAGCTGGTTCAATCAGATCGAGGGTAGATGGTGCAATTGAAGAAGtgatttctctttttttctttaatttgtcTTCTTTGTTGGGTCATGTTCATACTTTCTAATCTGCATAACCTGCAAACCATGATATTGCTGCTTCTGCTCTCACAGGCATCTGTGTTTGCCTGAGAAATAAGAACCACAGAACCATGGGTTGCAAAATGTTGCAGATGAAGCTACTTCATGAAGCTTTTTAAGTATACAAGAGCACTAATATCGACACATAATAACCAGCAAGCTTGAAATCACCCTAGAGTTTTTCCTTctgtttccttttcttttatgAAGCAAAATGCAGAATTCTGCAAGAGTGCAACCACCTGTGACAAATGCCTGTGGGTAGTAGATTTGTTCAAGAAATTTTCTAAAGGAATATTctcgaaaaaggaaaaagatagaGCATGGTGATCATAGTTCTTTAATGCCATCTCAAGCTAGCATTTAAGATCATGAAAAGTACTGTGTTGTCAATGTAGACATTTTATCCAAAAACTGAGAGACTATCCCCAATTGCAGCTCAGATTCCTCTATCACACAACTCCCAGTTGTGGTGGACTACCAGGAAATATTAGCAATGAATATCATTCTCTTTATCACCATAATAATATACTAAATCAACACTAGAACAGAAACAATTGAATCAGTGCCTGGTATCCCTGCATTATTATGCTCACTGTATACTGTGACCAGTAGAAGGAAAAATTATGAAGTTAGGCACTAAATAACGTCACAATATTAAAACATTAGGCTAGCAGAATTATGAAGCAAATGCTCAAAGGGTAATTTACTACAGAGGATTCCCACCATTATAGGATTGGAGGGATCTGGATGCAGATTACCCATTATCCACACAACatcatttttttctaatatcagaaaaatcatattttaagattaaaaaaatttaaagaagttgcaaacacataataaaaaaataaccaGAAAGTCAGAAAAAAGAGCAGAGAAAATATTCCACGAATTAGACCCCAGCAAAATTCATGGCACTCTGAAACAAAAAGAAGACAAGGAAGATTCCAATACACACACAACCTACCACAATGCGAGGACCATGAATAAGTATTAACTGGAAGAGGTGAGTCATTTTCCTTCAATCTCATAAATGCAGCTAGCCAGATAACTGCTAGAAGAGGTTTAATGGACTCATTTTGCCATCATGACCTTGACGGACTCCTCATAGTTGATTTGACCATCTCCATCGACATCAGCTTCACAAATCATCTCGTCAACTTCCTTATCTGTCAGTTTCTCACCAAGGTTGGTCATGACATGACGCAACTCAGCAGCAGAGATGAACCCGTTCAGGTCCTTGTTGAAGACTCGAAAGGCCTCCTTCAGCTATTCCTCAGAGTCAGCGTCCTTCATCTTGCGAGCCGTCAGATTGAGAAATTCAAGAAAGTCAATTGTCCCATTCCCATCTGCATCAACCTCATTTATCATGTCCTGCAGCTCTGCTTCTGTAGGGTTCTGACCCAATGACCGCATCACAGTCCCAAGTTCCTTCCTAGTGATGCAACCTACAGAGACACCAAAAACCAATAAATAGACTATAAAAATTGTGTAGCAAAGCTTTTACATATCTTATAATATTTAATTGTTGTAAAAAGATTTTGAAGATCCATCGAAAATTATATAGAAAACAGAATCTCAGGGGAGAATTTCTGCTCCTATCATTTAATTCTTGTAATCGAATAGATATTTAGCATGGTTTGTTACAAGTGCATTGGATAAAAAAGAACTATATTTAGAAACTTCAAAACACAGTCTTCCTAACATAAGGAACTTTCTCTTGCCTATATTACACACTTCAAAACATAATGATCAATAGCAATTCTTGATCATAATTTCCGGTATGAGTACTGCATCAAACACAAAACTTGTGATTGATAGTAAAACATCGATTTTCCTGTTGAGACACAGTTCTATCTTCAAAGATTTCTCGAGATATTTTCTTACCAAGTTTCGTTATAGCATCTATAACTGCCTAGGTGGGCAGCCCGGCAAATAGACATCGACAGGGATTAGCTTGTTGACTCCACGAACAGTACTGTAAGAATCAGTAAAAGAAACCTCTCTCCTGTAATAGTACAAGCTCCCATAGCACTGACATATTTTGGTTCATGCATTTGCTCATATAATCTTGCTAAAGAAGGAGTCATTTTCATTGTTACTGTGCCGGCCGTTAAAATTAGGTCTGCTTGTCTAGGACTCAATCTTGGTACCAATCCATAACGATCAAAGTCGAATCGCGAGCCTATTAATGAAGCAAATTCAAGTAATTTATCGCATGAAGCCAAAGagacaaaaaaatttataattttggatAAATATACTACTCATTCACTCAATTCATGTATCCCTCTAACATCTCAACCTTTAAATTTCAAGTCATCAATGAAGATTTTGAAACAATTAAACACAATCCAACTTTTAAATACCCAAAACAAAGAAAATTGCTCCTAGATTGTTTATAGAAGAGACCCTGTGAACAGCGGTACTGCAGCATACACATTGAGATATGTAGACACAACTAGAATAACCTCTGCTACCGTCTGTTTCATTTTTACCATCCTCATCAAAATTCAGCAGCGACAGTTAACAATGGGTTTTCCTCAACCAACATGTTAACACAGGCAACCTTATAAAATATGTTCTACCAAAATGATTAGATTGATAACCAATCAAAATAACCCATAGACAGCATATTGGCACTACTACTAGTTAATGAATCATGGATGTAGAATTTATCTTGTGATCAACATCTCCCACCAAATCATTTCTTTCTTTACTTCCTCCGTTTTCTAGTAGAAGAAAAACCAAGTCTAACTGCATATTAGGCATATCATGGCATGGATAGTTAGAGTAAAAATCCACAACATTGTAAATGCTGTTAAAAATTTTCTTCAATTAATCCCCAGATCGATATATCATCCTTGATATTATGAGCAATGAAGTCCCTATGTGCCCGAGCGCTCCAAGTGCTCGATAAGTGGGTTGGGCAGGAGACTTCAACGGGGCacggcccaggcgctgggcgggcCAAGTGCGGGTCAAGTCTGAGTCGAGCCACTTGGGATTCGTGGTTCGATCGAACCATATGAGAACAGTCTCACCCCTAATCGCAGCGACGACGAACGAACCAGTCTTCTCCAACGACAACGGCAACAGTGAGTGTTTCCCTGGCAAACGACGCCAACAACAACGTCGTCTTCCTCCGGCGAGGTAATATCATTGTTGTGTCTTCCTCTCCTAACGGTGACAGCGACATCTTCCCCTCGCGGAATCTCTCTCTTGCACCTCCTCTTCCCCCTTTGCCGTCGCATACTaccttctccttcctttttctTCATCGCAGCCGTCCTTGCTCCTCCTCCTGGACCACAGCTCCCTCtcttttctcctccctctttccctCCCAACCACCTAACCCCAGCAAGCtcttctcatcctcctcctccttttatgttactatttttattaatataatatataaattttgtaaaTGATTAAATTTGTCATTGGATTATTGTTACTTTTGCGGGGTTCTGTAAATGAATGGATTTTTGTTTTAGTCTACTGTTAtaaatcatgatatatatatctTGCGATCATTTTAGCACCTTAGCGCTTGGATTAGGAGAGGAGAAACTGAAAATAAGATTGCTTTACGTAGTCATCAATGTCAAACATTCATGACCACAATCGTGAGCTCCCAAGTTCAGCCTCACACTAGATGCGGAAGAAAATTGAGTTGACTTACAAGACTAGATGAATATTACCATTAACTTTGGGCTTTTAGCATTTGATTCATCTGGTTCAGACTTTTTTAAAGAATGCTATTGGATGGAATATATACTAGACATGATGAAAGGGCTCGACCTATTTTAAGTGGAAGAGATTTGACATCTCAAATTCCAACCTCTAAATGAGCATTCTAACCaaagtcatcatcaaaatataaatctTGCATATGTAAGATTAAATGCTCAAATTAAAAGGAAATAACAACTAAATTATATACATAGAAACAACTTAATTTTTATCAGCCTTCCAAGTATGACGATATCCGATAAGGATTGCACAGATGATTCTGCTCAACCCATAAGAAAAATGAAGACAGATATACGCACAATCAAACCCTAAAATCAACAAAACAGACCGATATACTCAAAAGACGAAGAAGAGAAGAACAGCGGATCGAATGAACAAAACCAAACAAGACCCTGCTCCGCGAGAAGCAGAACAACCGAAAGATCAAACGGCGAAACCAATCGAGCCAAAACAATTAAAAATGGGACAGTGCAGGAGGGAATATCATCGGACGGAAGGGAGCTAACCATCTCCATCATCGTCGACCAAGCTGAAGGCCTCCTTGAACTCAGAGATTTGCTCGTCGG is from Musa acuminata AAA Group cultivar baxijiao chromosome BXJ3-8, Cavendish_Baxijiao_AAA, whole genome shotgun sequence and encodes:
- the LOC135646085 gene encoding calmodulin-like is translated as MAKQVTDEQISEFKEAFSLVDDDGDGCITRKELGTVMRSLGQNPTEAELQDMINEVDADGNGTIDFLEFLNLTARKMKDADSEE